A genomic stretch from Dyella sp. M7H15-1 includes:
- a CDS encoding S41 family peptidase → MRFPRHCLLALLLATPVLHAQVATDTGANAAIDNGSTPAKASSSATPADQVNMDDVSNFAHVYQVIRQAYVEKVDNKTLMNDAIKGMLSGLDPHSAYLDKEGLQELNEDTTGQYGGLGIEVMEDNSLLRIVSPIDDTPASRAGIKPGDVITSINGKAVTPDNIDDMFNALRGDPGTKISLGILHEKSEQPVTMTMTRERISMTSVKVRELEPGYAYIRISQFQDDTAGDLEKKLGDLLKKNGTQKGAVLDLRSNPGGLLTAAVGVSSDFLDSGAIVTTHGRLPDSNLTFTAHAGGDLLNGAPMVVLADNGTASAAEIVSGALKDNHRALIVGRRTFGKGVVQTVLPLDADHAVKLTTARYYTPNGTSIQAEGIKPDIALADLTVAKVDNSQEPMSSEADLPHHLANEAAAVAGGNINNDGSAENAKLATTDYALSQALNILKGLALRRDSGTPAAKAQ, encoded by the coding sequence ATGCGTTTCCCCCGTCACTGCCTTCTCGCCCTGCTGCTGGCGACGCCTGTGCTGCATGCACAAGTGGCGACTGATACGGGTGCGAACGCCGCGATCGATAACGGCAGCACCCCTGCCAAAGCGTCCAGCAGTGCCACCCCGGCAGACCAGGTCAACATGGACGACGTGAGTAATTTTGCGCACGTGTACCAGGTCATCCGCCAGGCCTACGTGGAAAAGGTCGACAACAAGACCCTGATGAACGATGCGATCAAGGGCATGCTCTCCGGCCTTGATCCACATAGCGCCTACCTCGACAAGGAAGGGTTGCAGGAACTCAACGAGGACACCACCGGCCAGTATGGCGGTCTCGGCATCGAGGTGATGGAGGACAACAGCCTGTTGCGCATCGTATCCCCGATCGACGACACGCCCGCTTCACGCGCGGGCATCAAGCCGGGGGACGTGATCACTTCGATCAACGGCAAAGCGGTGACCCCCGACAACATCGACGACATGTTCAACGCCCTGCGCGGCGATCCCGGCACTAAGATCTCGCTAGGCATCCTGCACGAAAAGTCGGAGCAACCGGTCACCATGACCATGACCCGCGAACGCATCTCGATGACCAGCGTGAAGGTGCGCGAACTGGAACCGGGTTATGCCTATATCCGCATCAGCCAGTTCCAGGATGACACCGCCGGTGATCTGGAGAAGAAGCTGGGTGACCTGTTGAAAAAGAATGGTACGCAGAAAGGCGCCGTTCTCGACTTGCGCTCCAACCCGGGCGGCCTGTTGACTGCTGCCGTAGGCGTTAGCAGTGACTTCCTTGATTCCGGCGCCATCGTGACCACGCATGGCCGCCTGCCGGATTCCAACCTCACCTTCACGGCCCACGCCGGTGGCGACTTGTTGAACGGCGCACCGATGGTCGTGCTGGCCGACAACGGCACGGCCTCGGCAGCCGAGATCGTTTCCGGCGCACTGAAAGACAATCATCGTGCACTGATCGTCGGTCGCCGCACATTCGGCAAGGGCGTGGTACAGACGGTGCTGCCGCTCGATGCCGATCACGCGGTGAAGTTGACCACGGCTCGCTACTACACCCCGAACGGCACCTCGATCCAAGCTGAAGGCATCAAACCGGATATCGCACTGGCGGATTTGACGGTCGCCAAGGTGGACAACTCGCAGGAACCCATGAGCTCGGAAGCGGACCTACCGCATCACTTGGCCAATGAAGCTGCTGCGGTGGCCGGTGGCAACATCAATAACGATGGCAGTGCGGAGAACGCCAAGCTGGCGACCACTGACTATGCGTTGTCGCAGGCGTTGAATATTTTGAAAGGGCTGGCGCTAAGGCGCGATAGTGGGACGCCCGCGGCCAAGGCGCAATAA
- a CDS encoding ribbon-helix-helix domain-containing protein: MSIDREVAMTKAATRVLTAHVPVSLAEQVDRLADRLERPRGWILKQALTAWIAQEEERDRLTREALADVDAGHVIDHQAVQAWADSLGTDETLPVPR, encoded by the coding sequence GTGTCAATTGATCGTGAGGTCGCCATGACGAAAGCTGCAACCCGTGTTCTCACCGCCCACGTACCGGTTTCGCTAGCCGAGCAAGTCGACCGCTTGGCCGATCGTCTTGAGCGTCCACGTGGCTGGATATTGAAGCAGGCGCTCACAGCCTGGATTGCCCAAGAGGAAGAGCGTGACCGCCTGACCCGAGAGGCATTGGCCGACGTTGACGCAGGTCACGTCATCGACCATCAGGCCGTACAAGCGTGGGCAGATAGCCTTGGCACCGACGAGACACTCCCGGTGCCTCGTTGA
- a CDS encoding TonB-dependent receptor, translating into MKLSPLALGLSLALYAVSSYAATAIPTLDIPGTTPAVASSAATAQQPADSNADDTSGAAGSRNRRPSKVQQLGTISVTAALDQARNGLSPDTGSSQYVITAQNIQALPLGDATPMNQVLLQAPGVVQDSYGQLHVRGDHANLQYRINGVMIPESISGFGQSLDPRTIQSVTLLDGALPAQYGERTAAVVDINTKSGSDLNNGGSVGITGGSFGTVNPYASLWGHSGNWSYFFTANYLENNIGIENPTPSRDPIHDHTNQIKAFGDVTYLINNDTRLSLMFGSTNNRFQIPNNPSQVPQFGYLDITTFNSADLNERQDEETRFGALALQGKFADTHYQVSVGQRYSGLQYYPDDIGDLMFNGVAGQINQGDRATTLQADFSMPWASNHTLRYGLYGELDRAYTHTYSQVFPADDAGNQTSTVPFSIFTGDRILAKTMAAYVQDQWDINDSWTVNYGVRGDRYQAFREESQLSPRVGVVWQATDSTTVHAGYSRYFTPPQTELISTENIEAFAGTTNAVKNYGNNTPLAERSHYFDVGISQNIGSAWTLGFDSYYRQVDRLQDEGQFGAALVYSTFNYKYGRVRGNEFSLTYNQGPLSAYFNFAYSRAMGKDVITSQYNFSPDELAYIADHWIHLDHDQKLTSSGGINYAITDATKVGADYIFGSGLREDGLTPNGLSLPYYFQLNLNVSHDFNFESFGKLHTQLALINALDRTYELRSGTGVGVGAPQYGPRRGVYLTLQKDF; encoded by the coding sequence ATGAAATTGTCCCCGCTCGCTCTTGGACTCAGCCTCGCGCTATATGCGGTTTCCAGTTATGCAGCCACAGCGATTCCCACGCTGGATATCCCTGGTACAACCCCCGCCGTCGCCTCGTCGGCCGCGACTGCCCAACAACCGGCGGACAGCAATGCCGATGACACAAGCGGTGCCGCGGGCTCGCGCAATCGGCGCCCCTCCAAGGTCCAGCAGCTAGGCACGATAAGCGTGACCGCAGCGCTCGACCAGGCTCGCAACGGTTTGTCGCCGGATACGGGCAGCAGCCAGTACGTCATCACCGCGCAGAACATCCAGGCGTTGCCGCTGGGCGATGCCACCCCGATGAACCAGGTGCTGCTGCAGGCGCCGGGCGTGGTACAGGATTCCTACGGCCAGCTTCATGTGCGCGGCGACCACGCCAATCTGCAGTACCGCATCAATGGCGTGATGATTCCGGAATCGATCTCCGGCTTCGGTCAGTCGCTGGATCCGCGAACCATCCAGAGCGTCACCCTGCTCGACGGCGCCTTGCCAGCGCAATATGGGGAGCGCACGGCGGCCGTGGTGGACATCAACACCAAAAGTGGCTCCGACCTCAACAACGGTGGCAGCGTGGGTATCACAGGTGGTTCGTTCGGTACCGTGAATCCCTATGCCTCGCTGTGGGGGCACAGCGGCAATTGGAGTTATTTCTTCACGGCCAATTATCTGGAGAACAACATCGGGATCGAAAATCCAACTCCGAGCCGCGACCCGATCCACGATCATACCAACCAGATCAAGGCGTTCGGTGATGTCACGTACCTGATCAACAACGACACACGTTTGAGCCTGATGTTCGGCTCGACCAACAATCGTTTCCAGATTCCGAACAATCCAAGCCAGGTGCCGCAGTTCGGTTATTTGGATATCACCACCTTCAACTCCGCCGATCTGAACGAACGTCAGGACGAAGAAACGCGTTTCGGCGCGCTGGCGTTACAGGGCAAGTTCGCCGACACCCATTACCAGGTATCGGTGGGTCAGCGTTACAGCGGTTTGCAGTATTACCCCGATGACATCGGCGACCTGATGTTCAACGGCGTAGCCGGACAGATCAACCAGGGCGACCGCGCCACGACCTTGCAGGCGGACTTCTCCATGCCGTGGGCCAGCAATCACACTTTGCGCTACGGTTTGTACGGCGAACTCGATCGCGCCTACACCCATACTTATTCGCAAGTGTTCCCGGCCGATGACGCAGGCAACCAGACCAGCACGGTGCCTTTCAGCATCTTCACTGGCGATCGCATCCTCGCTAAAACTATGGCTGCCTACGTCCAGGACCAGTGGGATATCAACGATAGCTGGACCGTCAACTATGGCGTGCGTGGTGATCGCTATCAGGCATTCCGCGAGGAAAGCCAGTTGAGCCCACGCGTTGGCGTGGTCTGGCAGGCGACCGATAGCACCACGGTGCACGCTGGTTATTCGCGCTACTTTACGCCGCCGCAGACCGAGCTGATTTCCACCGAAAACATCGAGGCATTCGCTGGCACCACCAACGCGGTGAAGAATTACGGCAACAACACACCGCTGGCTGAGCGCTCCCATTACTTCGACGTCGGCATTTCGCAGAACATCGGTTCGGCGTGGACCCTGGGCTTCGATTCCTACTACCGCCAGGTGGATCGTCTGCAGGATGAGGGTCAGTTCGGCGCGGCGCTGGTGTACTCCACCTTCAATTACAAGTACGGTCGCGTGCGCGGCAACGAGTTCAGCCTGACCTACAACCAGGGGCCGCTGTCCGCGTACTTCAACTTTGCCTACAGCCGCGCGATGGGCAAGGATGTGATCACCAGCCAGTACAACTTCAGTCCGGATGAACTGGCTTATATCGCGGATCATTGGATCCATCTCGACCACGATCAGAAGCTGACCTCATCCGGTGGCATCAACTACGCTATCACCGATGCCACCAAGGTCGGCGCTGATTACATTTTCGGCAGCGGCCTGCGCGAGGATGGCCTCACGCCGAATGGTCTTTCGCTGCCGTACTACTTCCAGCTAAACCTCAATGTCTCGCATGACTTCAACTTTGAGAGCTTCGGCAAGCTGCATACACAGCTTGCGCTGATCAATGCGCTGGATCGCACGTATGAACTGCGTAGCGGTACCGGTGTGGGCGTGGGGGCGCCGCAATATGGGCCGCGGCGTGGGGTGTACCTGACGTTGCAGAAGGATTTTTAA
- a CDS encoding C-terminal helicase domain-containing protein, whose amino-acid sequence MPSEKRPALVERFRNDPACRVFLSIDAGATGLNLQHASVLVNMDLPWNPATGAQRLNLPLPSGETASKLADACALLAETLRGRS is encoded by the coding sequence GTGCCTTCGGAAAAACGCCCGGCCTTGGTGGAACGCTTTCGCAACGATCCTGCATGCCGCGTCTTTCTTTCCATCGATGCCGGAGCCACAGGGCTCAACCTGCAACACGCCTCCGTACTGGTGAACATGGATCTGCCGTGGAATCCGGCCACCGGAGCACAACGGCTCAATCTGCCGTTACCCTCCGGGGAAACCGCCAGCAAGCTCGCTGATGCTTGCGCATTATTAGCGGAAACCTTGCGAGGGAGGTCTTGA
- a CDS encoding NnrU family protein, with protein MSREWNRAEISHCWRFFQGVSTMIMLVFGLIVFLGLHSLRIVADDWRKQQIARIGLHRWKGFCSIVALIGIGLIIWGFGLARQHPVLVYAPPLWLRHLNSLFMLVALIFLAAARVPRNHIKARLGHPQVLAVKTWSFGHLLATGMLHDLVLFAPFLVWSVVFFIVSRRRDRRDSTVYPAGTVKGDALAVVMGVAVWTLFAFWLHNLLFGVNPLT; from the coding sequence TTGTCGCGCGAGTGGAATCGCGCGGAAATTAGCCATTGCTGGCGTTTCTTCCAAGGGGTCTCCACTATGATCATGTTGGTCTTCGGTCTTATCGTTTTCCTCGGCTTGCACTCCCTTCGCATCGTGGCCGACGACTGGCGCAAGCAGCAGATCGCGCGCATCGGGCTGCATCGCTGGAAAGGCTTCTGCTCCATAGTCGCGCTCATCGGTATCGGGTTGATCATCTGGGGGTTCGGGCTGGCGCGGCAGCATCCGGTGCTGGTTTACGCGCCACCGCTTTGGCTGCGCCATCTCAACAGTTTGTTCATGCTGGTGGCACTGATTTTTCTTGCGGCAGCGCGCGTACCCCGCAACCATATCAAGGCGAGGCTGGGTCACCCTCAGGTACTGGCGGTGAAAACCTGGTCGTTCGGCCATCTTCTGGCGACCGGCATGTTGCACGACCTGGTGTTGTTCGCGCCGTTCCTGGTCTGGTCGGTGGTGTTCTTCATCGTGTCGCGCAGGCGCGACCGCCGGGACAGCACGGTTTATCCGGCCGGTACGGTCAAGGGTGACGCGCTCGCGGTGGTGATGGGGGTGGCGGTCTGGACGCTGTTCGCATTCTGGCTGCATAACCTGCTGTTCGGCGTGAATCCGTTGACCTGA
- a CDS encoding peptidoglycan DD-metalloendopeptidase family protein — protein MRPRQSAIRAISPEQASSDIISFMPTYSNAFHPLSAALIACAIAFFAIVPIPVRAAQDGKTQAQQAEARQQLADLRTKMQALTKEQADTAARRDSANAALAKQSDAVASAARAVHDTDAQIAAKQQQLDQLQTQRNALNQHLDSQRAAIADLLRATYTVGQGSDLRLLLGDEDIARIARSLAYSKYFQQDRVQKVQELMTQLTQLQDLENQVATDQQALQATRTQRQQQASALEQQRKSQQQLASQIDAQYKNEAQKLTAMKQNEQSLNDLLVKLQKAIDEAAREAERKARANPTVPGANTGKALANIRGNLPWPAAGPVHSFGNGVLISAPRGSEVHAVAAGRVVYAHFMRGYGQLIILSHGNGWLSMYGNNETLLHGVGDDVASGESLGTAMLVTSDSNGVYFELRHHGQPVDPRTWLSQKR, from the coding sequence GTGAGGCCGCGCCAGAGCGCCATCCGTGCCATCTCGCCGGAACAAGCCAGCTCGGACATAATCAGCTTTATGCCGACCTATTCCAACGCCTTTCACCCACTTTCAGCCGCCCTGATCGCCTGCGCGATCGCCTTTTTCGCCATCGTCCCCATACCCGTCCGAGCCGCACAGGACGGCAAGACCCAGGCCCAACAGGCCGAGGCCAGGCAGCAGTTGGCCGACTTGCGTACCAAGATGCAAGCACTGACCAAGGAGCAGGCGGACACCGCCGCGCGCCGTGATAGCGCCAACGCTGCCCTGGCCAAGCAATCCGACGCCGTCGCCAGCGCGGCCAGAGCCGTGCACGATACCGACGCGCAGATCGCCGCCAAGCAGCAACAGCTCGATCAGTTGCAGACGCAACGAAATGCCCTCAACCAGCACCTGGACAGCCAGCGCGCAGCGATTGCCGATCTGCTGCGCGCCACTTACACCGTCGGCCAGGGCTCCGACCTGCGCTTGCTGCTCGGTGACGAGGACATCGCCCGGATTGCCCGCTCGCTCGCCTACTCCAAGTATTTCCAGCAGGACCGCGTGCAAAAAGTGCAGGAGCTAATGACGCAACTCACCCAACTGCAGGACCTGGAAAACCAAGTCGCCACCGATCAGCAAGCCCTGCAAGCGACACGTACGCAGCGCCAGCAGCAGGCCAGCGCGCTCGAGCAACAGCGCAAATCGCAGCAGCAACTCGCCAGCCAGATCGATGCGCAATACAAGAATGAAGCACAGAAGCTAACGGCGATGAAGCAGAACGAGCAGTCGCTCAATGACTTGCTGGTCAAGTTGCAAAAGGCGATCGACGAAGCCGCTCGCGAGGCGGAGCGTAAGGCACGCGCCAACCCGACCGTACCTGGCGCCAACACCGGCAAGGCGCTGGCCAATATTCGCGGAAACTTGCCGTGGCCGGCTGCCGGGCCGGTGCACAGCTTCGGCAACGGCGTGTTGATCAGCGCACCGCGCGGCAGCGAAGTGCATGCGGTGGCGGCCGGCCGCGTGGTCTACGCCCACTTCATGCGCGGCTACGGCCAGCTCATCATTCTCAGCCACGGCAATGGCTGGCTGAGCATGTACGGCAATAACGAGACTCTGCTGCACGGAGTGGGGGACGACGTGGCATCGGGCGAGTCGCTTGGCACGGCCATGCTTGTCACCAGCGACAGCAACGGCGTGTATTTCGAACTGCGCCACCATGGACAGCCGGTCGATCCGCGAACCTGGTTGAGCCAGAAGCGATGA
- a CDS encoding HutD family protein, whose protein sequence is MSIIRLRDCPAMPWKNGMGRTRELAVHPVGAGMDEFTWRASVAEVDSTAPFSAFPGIDRHIALLEGAGFIMALDDGRTHALTSPFMPFTFPGEAQVSVTLRGGPTRDFNLMLRRTRVHGELVVWDEPGRQVVDDAVALIYCAQGHVDTADGRLQTGDAWLPGLSSTGRIALDPGTLTLVARVESRGN, encoded by the coding sequence ATGAGCATCATCCGTCTTCGTGATTGCCCAGCCATGCCGTGGAAAAATGGCATGGGTCGTACACGTGAGCTTGCCGTCCATCCGGTCGGTGCCGGCATGGATGAATTCACCTGGCGCGCGAGCGTGGCGGAAGTCGATAGCACAGCACCGTTTTCCGCGTTTCCAGGTATCGATCGTCACATCGCTCTACTTGAAGGCGCCGGGTTCATCATGGCCCTGGACGATGGACGCACCCATGCGCTGACCTCGCCCTTCATGCCGTTTACATTCCCTGGCGAAGCCCAGGTGAGCGTAACCTTGCGTGGTGGCCCGACGCGCGACTTCAACCTGATGCTGCGCCGCACACGAGTGCATGGCGAGCTGGTAGTGTGGGACGAACCCGGTCGGCAAGTGGTGGATGATGCGGTGGCCTTGATCTATTGTGCGCAAGGCCACGTCGATACGGCGGACGGGCGCCTGCAAACAGGTGATGCGTGGTTGCCAGGGCTGTCATCGACTGGGCGTATCGCACTGGATCCTGGAACATTGACACTTGTCGCGCGAGTGGAATCGCGCGGAAATTAG
- a CDS encoding NRDE family protein, with product MCLIAFAWHSHPRWRLLLAGNRDEFHARPSNPLCHWKDLAIIGGRDREAGGTWLGVTESGRCCVVTNMRDPRDPQHGTSRGLLATDYLAGPDDATQHAQNVMATAASYRPFNLLTFDVDHGFYIGNRPTAKVQRIEPGVHGLSNADFNTPWPKTKALMVRLQAWMNAGHEVDFAPLFRALANEQQAPDETLPDTGIGLERERWLSSAFIRGEYYGTRASTVVAIDNEGRGRIVERRFGPMGRFLGETEWPLNPQPCGRSFAGWVSAA from the coding sequence ATGTGCCTGATCGCGTTCGCTTGGCATAGCCACCCACGCTGGCGTCTACTGCTGGCGGGTAACCGCGATGAATTCCATGCGCGGCCAAGCAACCCTTTATGCCACTGGAAAGATCTGGCGATCATTGGCGGCCGTGATCGGGAAGCCGGCGGCACGTGGTTAGGTGTCACCGAGTCGGGCCGATGCTGTGTCGTCACCAACATGCGCGATCCGCGCGATCCGCAGCACGGCACGTCGCGCGGTCTGCTTGCCACGGATTACCTCGCTGGCCCCGACGACGCCACCCAGCATGCGCAAAACGTGATGGCAACGGCAGCCAGCTATCGACCGTTTAATCTGCTTACTTTCGATGTCGATCACGGCTTCTACATCGGCAATCGCCCAACGGCGAAGGTGCAACGGATCGAGCCCGGTGTGCATGGGCTTTCCAATGCGGACTTCAATACGCCCTGGCCCAAGACCAAGGCCTTGATGGTGCGCTTGCAGGCCTGGATGAATGCCGGCCATGAAGTGGATTTCGCACCGTTGTTCCGCGCGCTGGCCAACGAGCAGCAGGCGCCTGATGAGACGTTACCGGATACGGGCATTGGCTTGGAGCGTGAGCGCTGGCTGTCTTCCGCCTTTATCCGTGGCGAGTATTACGGCACGCGCGCCAGCACCGTCGTGGCGATCGATAACGAGGGCCGGGGACGCATCGTGGAACGCCGCTTCGGGCCGATGGGCCGTTTCCTTGGCGAGACCGAGTGGCCTTTGAATCCGCAGCCCTGCGGAAGGTCATTCGCAGGTTGGGTTAGCGCGGCATGA
- a CDS encoding CocE/NonD family hydrolase translates to MYPIRSLLFATALAMALSAASIHAQTAPLTPDIPVNFTAPTDANDYIKRVVMIPMRDGVKLHTVIVIPKGAHNAPILLTRTPYNADGRTERTLSPHMLDLLPQGDEVFVEAGYIRVFQDIRGKYGSEGDYVMTLPLRGPLNHGKVDESTDAYDTIDWLSKNIPESNGKVGMLGSSYEGFTVVMALINPNPALKVAAPESPMVDGWMGDDWFHYGAFRQNDLDYITFQTTKKGTGYMIPRQGLDDYTNFLRVGSAGDFAHANGLDALPFWRKIHEHPAYDAFWSNQALDQILVNQPLKVPTMWEQGLWDQEDMWGAIHSYEVMEPKDITHTKNYLVMGPWRHSQANYDGSTLGPMKWDGDTALQFRRDVLLPFFNQYLKDGAPKANTPPVFIYNTGENHWDRYTHWPLSCDNGCVSKPKPIYLEADGRLSFEAPTASDAKYDEYVSDPAKPVPYQPRPVVGSDHEAWTHWLLNDQRFVDGRPDVLTYVSEPLTTPMHLGGAPQVNLVASTSGTDSDWVVKIIDVYPDSVPSNPSMGGYELPISLDIFRGRYRTSFEHPQAIEAHAPLLYSFRLPTVNHVFQPGHRIMVQVQSSLFPLYDRNPQTFVPNIFDAKASDYVKATQRVWHTPDHASFISLPVVEGQ, encoded by the coding sequence ATGTATCCGATTCGTTCCCTGCTTTTTGCTACGGCACTCGCAATGGCCCTGTCCGCTGCGAGCATCCATGCCCAGACCGCGCCGCTCACGCCGGATATTCCGGTGAACTTCACCGCGCCGACCGATGCCAACGACTACATCAAGCGCGTGGTGATGATTCCGATGCGCGACGGCGTAAAGCTGCACACGGTCATCGTGATTCCGAAGGGTGCGCACAATGCGCCGATCTTGCTGACGCGCACGCCCTACAACGCGGACGGCCGCACCGAGCGCACGCTGTCGCCGCACATGCTGGATCTGTTACCACAGGGTGACGAAGTATTCGTGGAAGCAGGCTATATCCGCGTGTTCCAGGACATCCGTGGCAAGTACGGCTCCGAAGGCGACTATGTGATGACCTTGCCGCTGCGCGGACCGCTCAATCACGGCAAGGTGGATGAATCCACCGATGCCTACGACACCATCGACTGGCTGTCGAAGAACATTCCCGAGTCCAATGGCAAGGTCGGCATGCTCGGTTCGTCATACGAGGGCTTCACCGTGGTGATGGCGCTGATCAACCCGAACCCGGCGTTGAAGGTCGCCGCGCCGGAAAGCCCGATGGTGGATGGCTGGATGGGTGACGACTGGTTCCACTACGGCGCCTTCCGTCAGAACGACCTGGACTACATCACCTTCCAGACCACCAAGAAAGGCACGGGCTACATGATCCCGCGCCAGGGTCTGGACGATTACACCAATTTCCTGCGCGTGGGCTCCGCCGGTGACTTCGCGCATGCCAACGGACTGGATGCACTGCCGTTCTGGCGCAAGATCCATGAGCACCCGGCCTACGATGCATTCTGGTCGAATCAGGCGCTGGACCAGATCCTGGTCAACCAACCGCTGAAGGTGCCCACCATGTGGGAGCAGGGCTTGTGGGATCAGGAAGATATGTGGGGCGCCATCCATAGCTACGAAGTCATGGAACCCAAGGACATCACCCACACCAAGAACTACCTGGTGATGGGCCCGTGGCGGCACAGCCAGGCGAACTACGATGGCAGCACGCTCGGTCCCATGAAATGGGATGGCGATACCGCACTGCAATTCCGCCGCGACGTATTGCTGCCGTTCTTCAATCAATACCTGAAAGATGGCGCGCCGAAGGCCAACACGCCGCCGGTGTTCATCTACAACACGGGCGAGAACCATTGGGATCGTTACACGCATTGGCCGCTATCATGTGACAACGGCTGTGTATCGAAACCCAAGCCGATTTACCTCGAAGCAGATGGTCGCCTGTCATTCGAAGCGCCCACAGCCAGTGATGCCAAGTACGACGAATACGTTTCCGATCCGGCCAAGCCGGTGCCATATCAGCCGCGTCCGGTGGTGGGCTCCGATCACGAAGCCTGGACGCACTGGTTGCTCAATGACCAGCGCTTTGTCGACGGTCGGCCGGATGTACTCACCTATGTCAGCGAGCCGCTGACCACACCGATGCATCTGGGCGGCGCACCGCAAGTGAACCTGGTGGCATCAACCAGTGGTACGGACAGCGACTGGGTGGTGAAGATCATCGACGTATACCCGGATTCTGTGCCGTCCAACCCGAGCATGGGCGGCTATGAATTGCCGATCTCGCTGGATATTTTCCGCGGCCGCTATCGCACCAGCTTTGAGCATCCGCAGGCGATCGAAGCCCATGCACCGTTGCTTTACAGCTTCCGCTTGCCGACCGTGAACCATGTATTCCAACCGGGACACCGCATCATGGTGCAGGTGCAATCCAGCCTGTTCCCGTTATATGACCGCAATCCGCAGACCTTCGTGCCAAACATCTTTGATGCGAAAGCGTCGGATTATGTGAAGGCTACGCAACGGGTATGGCATACCCCGGATCATGCGAGCTTTATCAGCTTGCCGGTGGTGGAGGGGCAATAA